The Spirosoma radiotolerans genome has a window encoding:
- a CDS encoding efflux RND transporter permease subunit, with amino-acid sequence MSLSEISIQRPVLAGVLSVLIILFGFVGLTYLGIREYPVTDSPIVTVTTSYPGASPDVIAYQITKPLEEAIGEANSIRTISSVSQEAASVITVEFNLNADLEAAANDVRDKVTKARRLLPADVDPPIVEKANSGDIVIFMAVESKTRSILEVSNIASTVIKERMQTIPGVKRVGIAGEKKYAMRLRIDPAKLAAYQLTPSDIEQALRKENVDLPSGRIEGDRNELTVRTLGRLTNEDDFNNMIVKQAGSSIIRFRDIGYAELGAENERTAILNSLKGNSPTIGVFVEPQRGANAIAIADEFYKRLKELRKEIPADYELTIGKDFTEPIRDSISEVEETLFVAFGLVILILFLFLRDWRSTIIPVVAIPVSIVSAFFIMYIAGYSINILTLLALVLAIGLVVDDAIVVLENIYAKVEEGMSPLQAARKGSSEIYFAVISTTITLAAVFLPILFLPGITGKLFQEFAVVVAGSVLVSAFVALTLSPMMSAYLLKRHDKPNWLYRKTEPYFVALNRGYERSLGWFMHYRWVAFPALIVTFGLIYVIGKQLPSELAPLEDRSQISLAVIAPEGSSYEYMEKYMNEISKFSIDSTAGMFQSYSILALTFGPPAPVNIAIQNTFLKKADQRTTTQADVFATYARNIQNFRGVMVFPVQPPTIGSRFGQAQPVQYVLQGMNLAAVTAVLPKFLEEARKSPILRFADSDLKVNKPELVLQINRDKAAELGISVAEIARSLQLALSGQRYGYFIYNDRQYEVIGQLQKQDRDTPYDLKAMFVRTRTGDVVSLDNLVSFKESISPAAIYRYDQSISATISAGLAPGKTIGDGVAEMNRIAKMVLPATIKTSLAGESRDYSESSSSLLFAFVFALVLIYLVLAAQFESLVDPFIILLTVPMAMTGALLSLWLFGQTLNIFSQIGIITLIGLITKNGILIVEFANQQKEAGLSTSEAAKVAAASRFRPILMTSLAMIFGTIPIALTVNSRNSLGTVIVGGLLFAGLLTLYIIPAVYSYFSRVPKKKAEELELVA; translated from the coding sequence ATGAGTTTATCGGAAATTAGTATTCAGCGGCCAGTGCTGGCCGGGGTACTCTCTGTATTGATTATACTTTTTGGTTTCGTCGGACTGACCTACCTCGGTATTCGCGAATATCCTGTTACAGATTCCCCCATTGTTACGGTCACCACATCCTATCCCGGTGCCAGCCCCGACGTAATCGCGTACCAGATTACCAAGCCACTGGAAGAGGCCATTGGTGAAGCCAACAGCATCCGGACCATCTCGTCTGTCTCGCAGGAAGCGGCCAGTGTGATCACGGTTGAATTCAACCTCAATGCAGACCTGGAAGCAGCCGCCAATGATGTGCGGGATAAAGTAACCAAAGCCCGGCGTCTGCTGCCCGCTGACGTTGATCCACCCATCGTGGAAAAAGCTAACAGTGGCGACATTGTCATCTTCATGGCAGTGGAAAGCAAAACCCGCAGCATTCTGGAAGTAAGTAACATTGCCTCCACCGTCATTAAAGAGCGTATGCAGACGATTCCGGGCGTGAAACGGGTCGGTATTGCCGGCGAAAAGAAGTACGCCATGCGGCTACGCATCGACCCGGCAAAACTGGCGGCCTATCAGCTGACACCGTCGGATATTGAACAGGCGCTACGGAAAGAAAACGTCGATTTGCCCTCTGGCCGGATCGAAGGTGACCGCAACGAACTGACGGTTCGGACACTGGGCCGCTTAACGAATGAGGACGATTTCAACAACATGATCGTCAAGCAGGCGGGAAGCAGTATCATTCGGTTCCGGGACATTGGCTATGCTGAGTTGGGAGCGGAGAACGAACGGACGGCCATTCTGAATAGCCTCAAGGGAAATTCACCGACCATTGGTGTGTTCGTTGAACCTCAACGGGGCGCCAACGCCATTGCCATTGCCGATGAGTTTTACAAGCGACTGAAGGAGCTGCGCAAAGAAATACCAGCCGATTATGAGCTGACCATCGGGAAAGACTTCACCGAGCCGATTCGGGATTCGATTTCGGAAGTGGAAGAAACCCTGTTCGTGGCGTTTGGGCTGGTGATTCTGATTCTGTTCCTTTTCCTGCGCGACTGGCGGTCGACGATCATTCCGGTCGTAGCCATTCCGGTGTCCATCGTGTCGGCGTTCTTCATTATGTACATCGCGGGCTACTCCATCAACATTCTGACGCTGCTGGCCCTGGTGCTGGCGATTGGTCTGGTAGTGGATGATGCCATCGTGGTACTGGAGAATATTTACGCCAAAGTAGAAGAAGGCATGTCGCCTTTACAGGCTGCTCGCAAAGGATCATCGGAAATCTACTTTGCTGTCATCTCGACCACCATTACGTTAGCCGCCGTTTTTCTACCTATTCTGTTCCTGCCGGGTATTACCGGAAAGCTTTTTCAGGAGTTCGCCGTGGTTGTCGCCGGGTCGGTGCTGGTGTCGGCGTTTGTGGCCCTGACGCTGTCGCCGATGATGAGCGCGTACCTGCTGAAACGGCATGACAAACCCAACTGGCTGTATCGCAAGACGGAGCCTTATTTTGTGGCCCTGAACCGGGGCTACGAACGGTCGCTGGGCTGGTTTATGCACTACCGATGGGTGGCTTTTCCCGCCCTGATCGTTACGTTCGGGCTAATCTATGTCATTGGAAAGCAACTCCCTTCGGAGCTGGCTCCGCTGGAAGACCGCTCGCAAATCAGTTTGGCTGTCATTGCGCCGGAAGGGTCGTCGTACGAGTATATGGAAAAGTATATGAACGAGATTTCTAAATTCTCGATCGATTCGACGGCGGGCATGTTCCAGTCTTATTCGATTCTGGCCCTGACATTTGGCCCACCGGCCCCGGTCAATATTGCCATTCAGAACACATTCCTCAAAAAAGCCGACCAACGCACCACGACCCAGGCCGATGTCTTTGCGACTTACGCCCGAAACATCCAGAATTTCCGGGGTGTCATGGTCTTTCCGGTGCAGCCGCCAACCATCGGGAGCCGATTCGGCCAGGCCCAGCCCGTCCAGTACGTCTTGCAGGGCATGAACCTGGCGGCTGTTACGGCCGTGTTACCGAAGTTTCTGGAGGAAGCGCGTAAAAGCCCGATTCTGCGGTTCGCTGATTCGGATTTGAAGGTGAATAAACCAGAATTGGTCCTTCAGATTAACCGCGATAAGGCGGCTGAGTTGGGTATCTCCGTCGCTGAGATTGCCCGGAGCTTGCAACTGGCGCTGAGTGGCCAGCGGTACGGGTATTTTATTTACAATGACCGCCAATACGAAGTAATCGGCCAGTTGCAGAAACAGGACCGCGATACACCCTATGATTTGAAAGCCATGTTTGTGCGGACCCGAACTGGTGATGTTGTTTCGCTGGATAACCTGGTCTCGTTCAAGGAAAGCATCAGCCCGGCCGCCATCTACCGGTATGATCAATCCATTTCGGCAACCATATCGGCTGGCCTGGCACCGGGCAAAACCATTGGTGATGGCGTCGCGGAAATGAACCGCATTGCCAAAATGGTTCTGCCCGCAACGATCAAAACGTCGCTGGCGGGCGAATCGCGGGATTATTCCGAAAGCTCGTCGAGTCTGCTGTTTGCCTTTGTATTTGCGCTGGTGCTGATCTATCTGGTGCTGGCCGCCCAGTTTGAAAGCCTGGTCGACCCGTTTATCATCCTGTTGACCGTACCCATGGCGATGACCGGTGCTCTGCTGAGTTTGTGGCTGTTTGGACAGACCCTGAACATTTTCAGTCAGATCGGGATCATTACCCTCATCGGTTTGATTACCAAAAACGGTATCCTGATTGTTGAGTTTGCCAACCAGCAAAAAGAAGCCGGACTGAGCACCAGCGAAGCCGCTAAAGTAGCGGCAGCCTCCCGATTCCGGCCCATTCTGATGACCAGTCTGGCCATGATCTTCGGTACCATCCCGATTGCACTCACCGTAAACAGTAGAAACTCGCTGGGTACGGTCATTGTCGGCGGTTTATTGTTTGCGGGTCTGCTCACGCTCTACATTATTCCAGCCGTGTATTCTTACTTCTCGCGGGTTCCGAAGAAAAAAGCGGAGGAGCTTGAACTAGTAGCCTAA
- a CDS encoding efflux RND transporter periplasmic adaptor subunit, giving the protein MKTLNFRTQSLIAGLIVLTIALFLVTPKLFSNKPSASTSGKTAAPAPVAESRVATDAFVVKRETITDELQTTGTIQANQEVDLVSEVARKLVRVYAREGSFVSQGTLLYKLDDADLLAKKRRVALQEKLAKLDEKRFRELLATEAINQQEYDKVLTNLNVLQAEMAMIDVDLAKTEIRAPFAGKLGLKRVDVGAYVTPSTVLSSIDDVSRVEVNFTIPEKYASEVRPGQAIHFTTENSSQPFVAKVTATEPKMEANTRSLLVKAISENKGGKLVPGSSAKIAFALHVVQDGIRIPTQALIPTAKGYSLFRVKNGKAERRDVTTGSRTKGTVQILEGLSIGDTVLTTNLLRLDTGVPVTASTID; this is encoded by the coding sequence ATGAAAACGCTCAACTTTCGAACCCAGTCCCTGATTGCAGGCCTGATCGTTTTGACAATCGCTCTGTTTCTAGTCACGCCAAAATTATTTTCTAATAAACCATCAGCATCCACAAGCGGTAAGACTGCGGCTCCGGCACCGGTGGCCGAAAGCAGGGTAGCTACTGATGCTTTTGTCGTAAAACGCGAAACCATCACCGACGAACTACAAACCACCGGAACTATTCAGGCGAATCAAGAGGTCGATCTCGTCAGTGAAGTGGCCCGTAAACTGGTCCGGGTTTATGCCCGGGAGGGTAGTTTTGTAAGCCAGGGTACGTTGCTCTATAAGTTAGACGACGCCGATCTGCTCGCTAAAAAACGCAGAGTAGCGCTTCAGGAAAAATTAGCGAAGCTGGATGAAAAACGCTTCCGCGAACTATTGGCAACGGAAGCAATCAATCAGCAGGAATACGACAAAGTCCTGACCAACCTGAACGTGTTGCAGGCTGAAATGGCTATGATTGACGTGGATCTGGCTAAAACGGAAATCCGGGCTCCGTTTGCGGGTAAATTAGGCCTTAAGCGTGTCGACGTTGGTGCTTACGTAACTCCATCGACGGTTCTCAGCTCGATCGACGATGTTAGCCGGGTAGAGGTCAACTTCACGATTCCTGAAAAATACGCGTCGGAGGTTCGGCCGGGTCAGGCCATTCACTTTACAACCGAAAACAGCAGTCAGCCATTCGTAGCAAAGGTTACCGCCACGGAGCCAAAGATGGAAGCCAACACCCGGAGCTTATTGGTTAAGGCCATCAGCGAAAACAAAGGTGGCAAACTGGTGCCTGGTTCTTCGGCTAAGATTGCGTTTGCGCTGCACGTCGTTCAGGATGGCATCCGGATACCGACCCAAGCCTTGATCCCTACCGCCAAAGGGTATTCTCTGTTCCGAGTTAAAAATGGAAAAGCAGAACGCCGGGACGTAACGACCGGAAGTCGGACCAAAGGAACGGTGCAGATTCTGGAAGGCTTATCGATCGGCGATACGGTGTTAACGACCAATCTGCTACGTCTGGACACGGGCGTACCCGTAACGGCATCGACAATTGACTAA
- a CDS encoding ArsR/SmtB family transcription factor encodes MKQYQHPTADQITLPCVLHALSDPVRLNYVQCLAQSECEQSCGAIPTPVAKSTMSHHIRVLREAGIIHIRPFGTQSLISLRSDELEKKFPGVLTSVLKAVKSTDVIEQV; translated from the coding sequence ATGAAACAGTACCAACATCCTACCGCTGACCAGATCACCTTGCCGTGTGTGCTCCACGCCCTTAGCGACCCCGTACGGTTAAATTATGTGCAATGTCTGGCTCAGTCTGAATGCGAACAGTCATGTGGCGCCATCCCAACTCCCGTTGCCAAGTCGACTATGTCTCATCACATCAGGGTGTTGCGCGAGGCTGGCATTATTCACATACGACCCTTCGGCACCCAAAGCCTGATTTCATTACGATCTGATGAACTAGAGAAAAAATTCCCGGGCGTTTTAACCTCTGTGCTGAAAGCCGTTAAAAGCACCGATGTTATCGAGCAAGTTTAA
- a CDS encoding DUF4595 domain-containing protein, with protein sequence MLHPIALKSNAAHLKTLLDKSKTTLYLVASLSVFSCQENSLVNPELTQSQTSTVALAQAMGAPKKYKLTKFGEQKLIYYPDGRIKGYVYPSYGLTATYSYNYTPGTMYSSGSIDVILHAPSPNTVNINQTYWFNEKGHCYKYQEVDHQPAGDVTLMFILGYNPNGQLVDCLQWLNGNVRGREHYDYNADGDLIKITSLDAQQVIYRTAIFSYTDANGGAPVDDLYPVSSRWSDLYEGFLPYFGKPSKHLIQSVVETLPKSPNPTKHIYYSYVRNADGYVTQRKGTYKLGSEPFETTPYEYEVTLIKIPN encoded by the coding sequence ATGCTACACCCAATCGCTTTAAAGAGCAACGCAGCACACCTGAAGACGTTGCTTGACAAAAGCAAAACGACCCTTTATCTGGTGGCTTCCCTAAGCGTCTTTTCCTGCCAGGAAAATAGCCTGGTCAATCCCGAATTAACGCAAAGCCAGACCTCGACAGTCGCCCTTGCCCAGGCGATGGGAGCGCCCAAGAAATACAAACTCACCAAATTTGGCGAACAAAAGCTGATTTACTACCCCGATGGACGGATAAAGGGGTATGTGTATCCCTCCTATGGCCTCACCGCCACGTATAGCTACAACTACACGCCTGGCACGATGTACTCCTCAGGCTCAATCGATGTGATTCTCCATGCGCCCTCTCCCAATACGGTGAATATTAATCAAACCTACTGGTTCAATGAGAAGGGGCACTGCTACAAATATCAAGAAGTTGACCATCAACCTGCTGGTGACGTAACCCTCATGTTTATCCTGGGCTACAACCCCAATGGGCAGTTGGTTGATTGCCTGCAGTGGCTTAACGGCAATGTCAGGGGACGAGAGCACTACGACTACAACGCCGATGGGGATTTAATTAAGATTACGAGCTTAGATGCCCAGCAGGTTATCTACCGGACAGCTATCTTTTCCTACACCGATGCAAACGGGGGAGCTCCGGTGGATGATTTATACCCGGTGAGCTCGAGATGGAGTGATCTTTATGAAGGATTCCTGCCTTATTTTGGCAAGCCGAGTAAGCACCTGATCCAATCCGTTGTTGAAACTCTTCCAAAGAGTCCGAATCCTACAAAGCATATTTACTACAGCTATGTACGGAATGCCGATGGGTATGTGACCCAACGCAAGGGTACTTACAAGCTGGGCAGTGAGCCGTTCGAGACTACGCCGTATGAGTACGAGGTTACTTTAATTAAAATTCCCAATTAA
- a CDS encoding PQQ-dependent sugar dehydrogenase has translation MLTRYAYSKRLKFCFFLLVITSWNMSAMAQQPASGGQARQSKPAATTVGVEPTAYSADKRIVAKGQLLFQNSCSPCHNFLQKGIGPNLGQVTTQVSATWLKQFIRNAPEKISQKDDRATRLFNEYKQVMPAFSNLTETDLTALLAYIHANHKAESLASSAEKLGAGLENPIPAKLAKSGLRLRLSEVLTAPATSTAIPHARINKMAVLPGQPDRVTPDRVTPDRVFLQDLRGILYELVGNELRVFMDIRKERPDFIPAPGLATGFGSFAFHPDFYQNGLLYTTHTEKAGTAPADFAYADTIPVRLQWVLTEWKVNKPTEAIFSGTGRELLRVNFVSAIHGLQEITFNPLASPKSPDYGLLYMGLGDGGATEEGYYFLCNDKSRIWGSVARIDPRGRNSTNGRYGIPPENPYAQDQNPATLGEIFCRGFRNPNRISWSPDGKMLITDIGQHNAEELNLGIAGADYGWPQREGTFRMNPRGNMSVVYPLPSDDSSSAYSYPVAQYDHDEGNAISGGFVNTGTSLPLLNGKYVFGDVVNGRVFFVESADLKTGTQVPVQEVDLEVDGQLTTFQKLSGSKKTDLRFGMGLHHGLYLFTKTDGKLYRVTDCYQPR, from the coding sequence ATGCTTACGCGCTACGCCTACTCAAAACGACTGAAGTTCTGTTTCTTTTTGCTGGTAATTACCAGTTGGAATATGTCTGCCATGGCTCAGCAACCCGCCAGTGGAGGGCAGGCTCGCCAGTCGAAACCAGCTGCAACGACAGTCGGCGTGGAGCCAACTGCCTATTCTGCGGATAAACGGATTGTGGCAAAAGGGCAACTTTTGTTTCAAAACAGCTGTTCGCCCTGCCACAACTTTCTGCAGAAAGGAATTGGACCCAACCTTGGGCAGGTCACTACTCAGGTGTCAGCTACCTGGCTAAAACAGTTTATCCGGAATGCGCCGGAAAAGATTAGCCAGAAAGACGACCGCGCAACCCGACTTTTTAATGAGTACAAGCAGGTCATGCCTGCTTTTTCCAACCTAACGGAAACTGATTTGACCGCCTTACTGGCCTACATTCATGCTAACCACAAAGCCGAGTCGCTTGCCAGTTCAGCCGAAAAGCTGGGTGCAGGCCTGGAAAATCCGATACCTGCCAAGCTCGCCAAATCAGGTTTGCGACTCCGTCTTAGCGAAGTGCTGACAGCCCCCGCTACGTCAACAGCAATTCCGCATGCCCGGATCAACAAAATGGCGGTCTTGCCTGGTCAGCCTGACCGGGTCACGCCTGACCGGGTCACGCCTGACCGGGTCTTCCTTCAGGACTTGCGGGGAATTCTTTATGAGTTGGTGGGTAATGAACTGCGCGTCTTTATGGATATCCGGAAAGAACGGCCGGACTTCATTCCAGCACCGGGTTTAGCTACAGGATTTGGCAGCTTCGCCTTTCACCCTGATTTTTACCAAAACGGTCTTCTCTACACCACTCACACGGAAAAAGCGGGAACAGCACCGGCCGATTTTGCCTACGCCGATACGATTCCCGTCCGGTTGCAATGGGTGCTCACTGAATGGAAAGTAAACAAGCCAACCGAGGCTATTTTTTCTGGAACGGGTCGCGAACTGCTGCGCGTCAACTTCGTTTCGGCTATTCACGGACTACAGGAAATCACCTTCAATCCACTGGCCAGTCCAAAAAGCCCCGACTATGGCCTGTTGTACATGGGTCTGGGCGATGGCGGGGCCACTGAAGAAGGCTATTACTTTCTGTGTAATGACAAAAGTCGAATCTGGGGTTCGGTCGCGCGAATTGATCCCAGGGGGAGAAATAGTACAAACGGCCGGTATGGAATTCCGCCCGAAAATCCATACGCACAGGATCAGAACCCGGCTACACTCGGAGAGATTTTCTGCCGGGGGTTCCGCAATCCAAACCGCATTAGTTGGTCTCCTGATGGTAAGATGCTGATTACGGACATTGGTCAGCATAATGCCGAAGAACTCAACCTTGGCATCGCCGGAGCGGACTATGGCTGGCCACAGCGGGAAGGTACGTTTCGAATGAATCCCCGGGGCAACATGAGTGTCGTTTACCCCCTACCTTCCGACGACTCTTCGTCTGCCTATTCATATCCGGTAGCTCAGTATGACCACGATGAGGGAAATGCTATTTCGGGCGGGTTTGTGAATACGGGAACGTCACTGCCCCTGCTCAACGGGAAATACGTGTTTGGCGACGTCGTTAACGGACGGGTATTTTTTGTGGAAAGTGCTGACCTTAAAACCGGCACTCAGGTTCCAGTTCAGGAAGTTGACCTGGAAGTAGACGGTCAGCTAACCACTTTTCAGAAATTAAGCGGCAGCAAAAAAACGGATCTCCGCTTTGGTATGGGGTTGCACCACGGGCTTTATTTGTTTACCAAAACTGATGGCAAACTATACCGGGTAACGGATTGTTATCAACCCCGCTAG
- a CDS encoding TetR/AcrR family transcriptional regulator: MAGRQKIYDEEAALDAAIRVFWEKGYDNASSRDLQTAMGIGMGSFYLAYKGGKQELFRKSMQRFFSVYPKNFLAMLDTFENPLEAIRQYYYVLADPEGMFGQFGCYFSNTLFQADDKELKEAAVQNISTVSDAFYQALMRAKDAGIINPKIPSELWKVYLLNLWTGLNTTKLIEKDTSKLKAMIDFSLQVFD, encoded by the coding sequence ATGGCAGGAAGACAGAAAATATACGATGAAGAAGCAGCTCTGGACGCTGCCATCAGGGTATTCTGGGAAAAAGGCTATGACAACGCGTCTTCCAGAGATTTGCAGACAGCGATGGGAATCGGCATGGGGAGCTTTTACCTGGCCTACAAGGGAGGAAAGCAGGAATTATTCAGAAAGTCGATGCAGCGCTTCTTTTCGGTCTATCCAAAAAATTTTTTGGCCATGCTCGACACCTTTGAGAATCCGTTGGAAGCCATCAGGCAGTATTATTATGTCCTGGCCGATCCAGAAGGGATGTTTGGCCAGTTTGGTTGTTATTTCAGCAATACCCTTTTCCAGGCTGACGACAAGGAGCTTAAAGAAGCGGCCGTGCAAAATATTTCCACCGTTTCTGACGCCTTCTATCAGGCCTTGATGCGGGCTAAAGATGCCGGAATCATTAATCCGAAGATACCCAGCGAGCTATGGAAAGTTTACCTCCTGAACTTATGGACCGGATTGAATACAACTAAATTGATTGAGAAGGATACATCGAAACTGAAGGCGATGATCGATTTCAGTTTGCAGGTCTTTGATTAG
- a CDS encoding SDR family oxidoreductase, giving the protein MNISNKTVLITGGGSGIGFEVAKLLSAQGNTVLLVGRTESKLKKAAEGLPNTVAIRCDITNEKDVNELIQRVSEEYPDLSVLINNAGLAFAYTHSENAGAFEKSTVEFATNYFSLVRLTEGFLPLLKAQPEAAIVNVTSIVAFAPSVRIPSYSDSKAAVHSYTLSLRHTLAQDTSIKVFELMPPLVNTEFSKEIGGEQNGIPPIEVAQGLVDAIEKDEYEIKIGQTADFRAFYLTAPNEAFALMNQE; this is encoded by the coding sequence ATGAATATCTCAAACAAAACAGTGTTGATTACCGGTGGTGGATCAGGAATCGGGTTCGAAGTCGCCAAACTATTAAGTGCTCAGGGCAATACAGTCCTCCTTGTCGGCCGAACCGAAAGCAAACTCAAAAAGGCCGCAGAAGGGCTACCCAACACGGTAGCTATTCGATGCGACATTACCAATGAAAAAGATGTCAACGAGTTGATCCAACGGGTGTCAGAGGAGTATCCTGACTTGAGTGTACTCATCAATAATGCTGGCCTTGCTTTTGCCTATACCCATTCTGAAAACGCGGGCGCTTTTGAAAAATCGACAGTCGAATTTGCAACCAACTACTTTTCGCTGGTTCGTTTGACCGAAGGTTTTCTTCCGCTCCTGAAAGCGCAACCGGAAGCGGCCATCGTGAATGTAACCTCCATTGTTGCCTTTGCACCGTCGGTCCGGATACCCTCCTATTCAGATAGTAAGGCGGCTGTTCACTCATACACGCTTTCGCTCCGGCACACCTTAGCCCAAGACACATCAATCAAAGTCTTTGAATTGATGCCACCGCTGGTAAATACCGAGTTTTCAAAAGAAATTGGTGGAGAGCAAAACGGCATTCCACCTATTGAGGTCGCACAAGGCCTGGTAGACGCCATTGAAAAGGACGAATATGAAATCAAGATCGGTCAAACGGCCGACTTCAGAGCGTTCTATTTGACGGCCCCCAATGAAGCCTTTGCCCTGATGAACCAGGAGTAA
- a CDS encoding Nif3-like dinuclear metal center hexameric protein, translated as MNAYPSRRTFLMASLGLTFGRPFSPPLLTVGQVIDRVKANVGIPWREQTVDNLIAGTPEIPVKGVAVTMMATLDVLQRAASKGLNMVITHEPTYYSHQDRTEPVQQDSLYQLKRDFIQQKGMAVFHFHDHWHGRRPDGIATGMVRELGWEKNNDSQNSRLFTFPETSLARFAQGMSTKLGIRTMRVIGDPQMPVRRVMASWGNVSLMPGVPYLAQADVLVVGETHEWELVEYVQDAITSGQKKGLIILGHLISEQAGMKYCAEWLKGFITDTPIEFISASEPYWRPDQPVK; from the coding sequence ATGAATGCCTATCCATCCCGTCGCACGTTTTTGATGGCCTCACTGGGTCTTACCTTTGGCAGGCCCTTCAGCCCTCCCTTGCTTACAGTTGGTCAGGTTATTGATCGTGTCAAAGCTAATGTAGGAATTCCATGGCGCGAGCAAACCGTCGACAATCTGATTGCAGGCACTCCGGAAATACCCGTTAAAGGGGTGGCCGTCACCATGATGGCTACGCTGGATGTGCTGCAACGGGCCGCCAGCAAAGGCCTGAATATGGTCATCACGCACGAACCAACCTATTACTCCCACCAGGATCGTACAGAGCCTGTTCAGCAGGATTCACTGTATCAGCTGAAGCGCGATTTTATCCAGCAGAAAGGCATGGCTGTCTTTCATTTTCACGATCACTGGCACGGACGCCGACCGGATGGCATTGCTACAGGAATGGTTCGGGAATTGGGTTGGGAGAAGAACAACGACTCGCAAAATTCCCGATTGTTCACGTTTCCGGAAACCTCGCTGGCCCGGTTCGCGCAGGGGATGAGTACGAAATTAGGCATTCGAACGATGCGCGTAATCGGCGATCCCCAAATGCCCGTCAGGCGGGTTATGGCTAGTTGGGGTAATGTTAGTCTGATGCCGGGAGTTCCGTATCTGGCGCAGGCCGATGTGCTGGTTGTGGGAGAGACACATGAATGGGAACTGGTCGAATATGTGCAGGACGCCATCACGTCTGGCCAGAAGAAGGGCCTGATTATACTAGGGCATTTGATTTCGGAGCAAGCCGGTATGAAATACTGTGCCGAATGGCTGAAAGGGTTTATCACCGACACCCCGATCGAATTCATCTCAGCAAGCGAACCTTACTGGCGTCCCGATCAGCCGGTCAAATAA
- a CDS encoding response regulator, with amino-acid sequence MSKATTRQKRKSNRLPILVIEDNADQWLIIRAVLNQCFPEVEPTWLNHTMQVRSYVDAQMRDNAKLPLLILMDLYLPTRSEGLDLLEFIKTHPTYRKMPVVVLSSSAAHEDMELAYGFSIASYIIKPGSFHDWLNCFYTFRRYWWDTVSLPLRYEA; translated from the coding sequence GTGAGTAAAGCAACTACTCGGCAAAAACGAAAATCCAACCGACTTCCTATCTTAGTTATCGAAGATAATGCGGATCAGTGGCTCATCATCCGGGCTGTCCTGAATCAGTGTTTTCCCGAAGTAGAACCTACCTGGCTGAATCATACCATGCAGGTACGATCGTACGTTGACGCTCAGATGAGAGATAATGCGAAGCTGCCGCTGCTAATCCTTATGGATTTGTATTTACCGACCCGGTCAGAAGGTCTGGACCTACTGGAGTTTATCAAAACCCACCCTACTTACCGGAAAATGCCGGTGGTGGTGCTCAGCTCTTCGGCCGCTCATGAAGATATGGAGTTGGCTTATGGCTTCAGTATAGCCTCTTATATAATTAAACCCGGAAGCTTTCACGACTGGCTGAACTGCTTTTATACTTTTCGGCGCTATTGGTGGGACACCGTTTCACTGCCTTTGCGTTATGAAGCCTGA